From one Hydrogenobacter hydrogenophilus genomic stretch:
- a CDS encoding transporter, whose product MAKKILLTAFLYSTLSFAHHGVAALGAAGLEGPGAPLETSSSATLPEGSWLFYIKLDHVKWKKYSFQEFPDQKDTYDFFLYGIGYGLKPWLSVYLFTPYYVKTELKSINNDPAMGQYSYTNSGFADISLMAVLGFKYDRGFKLVPKNESLDDLMDWHFTVYGGVSVPTGNPNKYDRSRDPRGEFAADMATGFGKPAFTVGFTSTKQLVSFPKLTFVFDTNYIKFLEHTYNFRDTPDSPKKKYKFGDEFRLNTALAYRLYTNMEKKFRADALLEANFQYNQRDKEDGVKLEGSGGKILYGVVGTRLYYKSISLGAGIKIPVWKKLNEESQQQGGEGKERYRLIITISALF is encoded by the coding sequence ATGGCTAAGAAAATTCTTTTGACCGCTTTTCTTTATAGCACTCTCTCCTTTGCTCATCACGGTGTTGCTGCATTAGGTGCTGCCGGTCTTGAAGGTCCTGGTGCACCCTTAGAGACATCAAGCTCCGCAACCCTGCCCGAGGGTAGTTGGCTCTTTTACATAAAGCTTGACCATGTGAAGTGGAAAAAGTACTCCTTTCAGGAGTTCCCAGACCAGAAAGATACTTATGACTTTTTCCTGTACGGTATAGGCTACGGACTAAAACCTTGGCTCTCTGTTTATCTTTTTACTCCTTATTATGTAAAGACTGAACTCAAGTCTATAAACAACGACCCCGCAATGGGACAGTACTCTTACACCAATTCTGGGTTTGCAGACATTTCTTTAATGGCTGTGTTGGGTTTTAAGTACGATAGAGGTTTTAAGCTCGTTCCTAAGAATGAAAGTCTTGATGACCTTATGGACTGGCACTTTACCGTGTACGGAGGTGTATCTGTACCTACTGGAAACCCTAACAAGTACGACCGCTCAAGGGACCCAAGAGGTGAGTTCGCAGCGGATATGGCTACTGGCTTTGGAAAACCCGCGTTTACCGTTGGTTTTACCTCTACCAAGCAGTTGGTTAGCTTTCCAAAACTAACTTTCGTTTTTGATACCAATTACATAAAGTTCCTTGAGCATACTTATAACTTTAGGGATACTCCAGACTCACCAAAAAAGAAGTACAAGTTTGGTGATGAGTTCAGACTTAACACCGCATTAGCCTACAGGCTCTATACGAATATGGAAAAGAAGTTCCGTGCGGACGCTCTTTTGGAGGCTAACTTTCAGTACAATCAGAGGGACAAAGAAGACGGTGTAAAACTTGAAGGTTCAGGTGGCAAGATACTTTACGGAGTTGTTGGTACAAGGCTTTACTACAAGAGCATATCCTTAGGTGCGGGCATCAAAATTCCCGTTTGGAAAAAGCTTAACGAAGAGAGTCAGCAACAAGGAGGAGAAGGTAAAGAGCGCTACAGGTTGATAATTACAATATCTGCGCTATTTTGA
- a CDS encoding energy-coupling factor ABC transporter permease, translated as MHIPDGFVAPQVYVPAYFLDGIFLIYAFRRFKKVMEERMIPYIASLSLFSFILMSIAVPLPGGTSVHGLGIASLSLLLGPWIAFVCVSLILFLEAVIFGEGGITTFPINSIAMGFLGSFFAFYTYTIVKKFLSDKVSLFLAGFFSTLVSAFFIALLLGIHPYIFKDASGKPLYFPYGFSIVMPALLLPHLIVGTGEGLLTYLVVRLLRGRISHER; from the coding sequence ATGCACATACCTGATGGGTTTGTAGCACCGCAAGTTTATGTACCCGCTTATTTTTTGGATGGGATTTTTCTGATTTACGCTTTTAGAAGGTTCAAAAAAGTCATGGAAGAGCGAATGATACCTTACATAGCTTCCTTGTCCCTTTTCTCCTTTATCCTCATGTCTATAGCTGTGCCACTTCCAGGTGGTACTTCCGTTCATGGTTTAGGAATAGCAAGCCTATCTTTACTTTTGGGTCCATGGATAGCCTTTGTATGCGTATCTCTTATACTTTTTTTAGAGGCGGTAATATTTGGGGAAGGTGGTATAACTACTTTTCCTATAAATTCTATAGCTATGGGTTTTTTAGGGAGTTTTTTCGCCTTTTATACATACACTATAGTAAAAAAATTTTTAAGCGACAAGGTTTCCCTTTTTCTTGCCGGATTTTTCTCCACTTTAGTATCGGCATTCTTCATAGCCCTCCTGCTTGGAATACACCCTTACATATTTAAAGATGCCTCTGGCAAGCCCCTTTATTTTCCCTACGGCTTCTCTATAGTTATGCCAGCATTACTTTTACCACACCTTATAGTTGGTACAGGAGAGGGTTTGCTTACCTATCTTGTAGTAAGACTTCTAAGGGGGCGTATAAGTCATGAAAGATAA
- a CDS encoding ABC transporter permease, protein MKDKILLSVYLSLLISVSLVHSYEWLLGILSLLCITVFILPLKKKEKIKILKRSFSSVFFFGVLVSVPYTIVGFFTGENRLDYLLTINARALDLTLLTFVFLAVMNPFKALDFSKNLSLLLVITSSHALVYSKVLKDFKDAFKSRSTEGRIRGEDFKHYLTRLVVYFFDKSKETSEDIYIAMKSRGFYYD, encoded by the coding sequence ATGAAAGATAAGATCTTACTTTCTGTTTACTTATCTCTTTTAATTTCAGTGTCCCTGGTACATTCCTATGAGTGGCTACTGGGTATTCTCTCTCTTCTTTGTATAACTGTTTTTATTCTACCTTTGAAAAAAAAGGAGAAGATTAAGATCCTTAAAAGGTCTTTTTCTTCCGTATTCTTCTTTGGTGTTCTTGTTTCAGTACCTTATACCATCGTCGGTTTTTTCACAGGAGAAAATAGGCTTGATTACCTGCTCACCATAAATGCCCGTGCATTAGATCTCACTTTACTAACATTTGTGTTTTTAGCAGTAATGAATCCATTCAAAGCTCTTGATTTTTCAAAGAATTTAAGCCTGCTTTTGGTCATTACTTCCAGCCATGCCTTGGTGTACAGTAAAGTGCTTAAAGACTTTAAAGATGCCTTTAAAAGTAGGAGCACCGAAGGTAGAATAAGAGGTGAAGACTTTAAACATTACCTTACAAGGTTAGTGGTTTATTTCTTTGACAAATCAAAGGAAACCTCTGAAGACATTTATATAGCTATGAAATCAAGAGGATTCTATTATGATTGA